From Nitrospiria bacterium, a single genomic window includes:
- the pruA gene encoding L-glutamate gamma-semialdehyde dehydrogenase, which produces MDASEIERETQRIGREILTRMQRGRHTLFEKEWWQGRVLRWCMENEAFKVAFFRFIDVLPNLKSSGDVVRIFREYFDRPEIGTPPLLSWGMKTLIPGSPTVPLAAAAIHSNVEIIARSFIAGRDLEAARTELRKMERSGAAWSVSMLGEVAVSEEESETYLRLYLNAIERLSRLVTDDSEPAASVDRFGPIPRASLAAKLSSLYSQMDPLDWEGSLSILTGRLVRLLVRARELGVHIHLDMEHYAFKNLILETFLRAMNRPELTGYRDAGIVVQAYLRDSAEDLERILAWASQHRRGVTVRLVRGAYWDYETVVHRQNGWPAPVYLAKGETDANYERLANRLLSSSDTVRAAFATHNIRSLAYVVAAGRGREIPDRDYEIQMLFGMGGPLQEALTGMGFRVRIYTPVGELITGMAYLVRRLLENTANESFLRSYFVEEKSHASMLAAPDAAPVREPEIGGFQNEPPLDFRVGQVRSAFSEAIASVRTQLGRDYPLLIGGEPVRTDDWMASVNPARPSEVVGRSASAGTREADRAVAAAEAAAMEWAQRPAGERAGVLRRAAESLRNRRTELSAWEVFEVGKTWREADRDVTEAIDFLGYYADEIERLGLPRRLGNYPGERNLYSYVPIGIGVVIAPWNFPLAIPAGMVSAALAAGNAVLFKPSELSPVMGYHLVRAFSEAGLPDGLLAYLPGRGEIVGDHLVRHPAVGFITFTGSRKVGLEIIERAARLSSGQRHVKRVVAEMGGKNAIIVDETADLDLAVPGVVHSAVGYQGQKCSACSRVIVLESVYDVFLHRLAGALKSLRIGPPDDPATELGPVIEAAAQRRLRTAVEDGAKEGRLILHVTDVPPEGFYVGPAVIADLSPECRIAQEELFGPIVVVLRAKNLDEAIRIANATDYALTGGLYSRSPAAIERVGREMTAGNLYINREITGALVGRQPFGGYRLSGVGSKAGGPDYLLQFMMPKVVSENTLRRGFASAD; this is translated from the coding sequence ATGGACGCATCCGAAATCGAACGCGAAACCCAGCGAATCGGGCGGGAAATTCTGACCCGCATGCAACGGGGGCGTCATACGCTTTTTGAGAAGGAATGGTGGCAGGGCCGGGTTCTCCGTTGGTGTATGGAGAACGAAGCGTTCAAAGTGGCCTTCTTCCGATTTATCGATGTGCTGCCCAACCTGAAATCCTCCGGGGATGTCGTCCGCATCTTCCGGGAGTATTTCGATCGTCCCGAGATCGGTACTCCCCCGCTTCTTTCCTGGGGAATGAAGACCTTGATTCCGGGTTCGCCCACCGTTCCGCTGGCCGCGGCGGCGATCCATTCCAATGTCGAGATCATCGCCCGATCTTTTATCGCCGGCCGCGATCTTGAAGCGGCCCGTACTGAACTGAGAAAGATGGAACGATCGGGTGCCGCCTGGTCGGTCTCGATGCTGGGGGAGGTGGCGGTCAGTGAGGAAGAGTCCGAGACGTATCTTCGTCTCTACTTGAACGCGATCGAACGGCTCTCCCGCCTTGTGACCGACGATTCGGAACCGGCCGCGTCCGTTGACCGTTTCGGCCCGATTCCACGTGCCAGCCTCGCCGCCAAGCTTTCATCCCTCTATTCTCAAATGGACCCCCTGGACTGGGAAGGGAGCCTTTCAATCCTAACGGGACGTCTTGTTCGCTTGCTGGTGCGGGCTCGCGAGTTGGGTGTGCACATTCACCTTGACATGGAACATTACGCTTTCAAAAATCTTATCCTGGAGACTTTCTTGCGTGCGATGAACCGTCCGGAGCTTACGGGATACCGGGACGCGGGGATCGTGGTCCAGGCCTATCTGCGTGATTCGGCCGAGGATCTTGAACGGATCCTGGCTTGGGCTTCGCAGCATCGCCGAGGGGTTACCGTCCGCCTCGTCCGCGGCGCGTACTGGGACTATGAGACGGTGGTCCACCGACAAAACGGCTGGCCGGCGCCGGTCTATCTTGCCAAAGGCGAAACGGATGCCAACTACGAACGTCTCGCGAACCGATTGCTCTCATCGTCCGACACCGTCCGCGCCGCGTTCGCTACGCACAACATCCGGAGCCTCGCTTATGTCGTCGCGGCGGGCCGCGGCCGTGAGATTCCGGATCGGGACTACGAGATCCAGATGCTGTTCGGGATGGGCGGTCCGCTCCAGGAGGCGCTGACGGGGATGGGTTTCCGGGTCCGGATCTATACGCCCGTAGGGGAGTTGATCACCGGAATGGCCTATTTGGTCCGCCGCCTGCTCGAGAACACGGCGAACGAATCTTTTCTTCGGAGCTATTTCGTCGAAGAAAAATCACACGCATCCATGCTGGCCGCACCGGACGCCGCGCCCGTCCGTGAGCCGGAGATCGGGGGATTTCAAAACGAGCCGCCGCTGGACTTCCGGGTCGGCCAGGTCCGTTCCGCGTTCTCCGAGGCGATCGCGTCCGTGCGTACACAGCTTGGGCGGGACTATCCGCTTTTAATCGGCGGCGAACCGGTTCGGACCGACGACTGGATGGCATCGGTCAATCCGGCGCGGCCGTCCGAAGTGGTGGGAAGATCCGCATCGGCCGGGACGAGGGAAGCCGACCGGGCGGTCGCCGCGGCCGAAGCCGCGGCAATGGAATGGGCCCAACGACCGGCCGGCGAGCGGGCCGGGGTTTTGCGGCGGGCCGCCGAGAGTCTGCGGAACCGCCGGACGGAGCTTTCGGCCTGGGAGGTGTTCGAGGTCGGCAAGACGTGGCGGGAAGCCGATCGGGACGTGACCGAGGCGATCGATTTCCTTGGCTACTATGCCGATGAGATCGAGCGTCTGGGGCTTCCACGACGGCTCGGGAATTATCCCGGAGAGCGGAATCTCTACTCCTATGTTCCGATCGGGATCGGCGTTGTCATTGCGCCCTGGAACTTCCCGCTGGCGATTCCGGCCGGCATGGTCTCGGCCGCCCTGGCGGCCGGCAACGCCGTTTTGTTCAAGCCCTCGGAGCTGTCTCCCGTCATGGGATATCACCTGGTCCGGGCGTTTTCGGAGGCCGGTCTTCCGGACGGGCTCTTGGCGTATCTGCCCGGACGGGGTGAGATCGTGGGGGACCATCTCGTTCGTCATCCCGCGGTCGGTTTCATCACCTTTACCGGTTCCCGAAAGGTGGGGCTTGAGATCATCGAGCGGGCGGCCCGGCTGTCCTCCGGCCAGCGCCATGTGAAACGGGTTGTGGCCGAGATGGGAGGAAAGAACGCGATCATTGTCGACGAAACGGCCGATCTCGATCTCGCCGTACCGGGGGTGGTGCATTCCGCGGTCGGATATCAAGGCCAGAAATGCTCGGCCTGTTCGCGCGTGATCGTTTTGGAATCGGTCTATGACGTATTTCTTCATCGGCTTGCCGGGGCCCTGAAATCACTCCGCATCGGTCCGCCGGACGATCCGGCCACCGAACTGGGTCCGGTCATCGAGGCCGCGGCGCAACGGCGGCTTCGAACGGCGGTCGAGGACGGCGCCAAGGAAGGACGGCTGATCCTTCACGTCACGGACGTTCCCCCGGAAGGTTTCTACGTCGGACCCGCCGTGATCGCGGATCTTTCGCCGGAATGCCGGATCGCGCAGGAAGAACTGTTCGGACCGATCGTGGTCGTCCTGCGCGCAAAGAACCTGGACGAGGCGATCCGGATCGCCAATGCCACGGACTACGCCCTGACCGGCGGACTGTACTCGCGCAGCCCGGCCGCGATCGAGCGCGTGGGGCGGGAGATGACCGCGGGCAATCTCTATATCAATCGGGAAATCACAGGGGCTCTGGTCGGCCGTCAACCGTTCGGAGGATATCGCCTTTCGGGGGTGGGATCCAAGGCGGGCGGGCCGGATTATCTGCTTCAATTCATGATGCCGAAGGTCGTGAGCGAAAACACGCTGCGACGCGGTTTCGCTTCGGCCGATTGA
- a CDS encoding ATPase, T2SS/T4P/T4SS family: MAENEPQNQGAEYKNKKRLGDFLFNAGLITHDQLQRALAEQKRLGKKLGETLITLRIISEDALAQTLSTQLGYSFMNLSETALEPDVVMAIPETLAKKQCAIPVSLENKTLTVAVVDPLDYECLRDIGFASGFRVQPAIATRKDILEAIERYYNLNTSVASIVQETAQQYDESVLQIIPEISHAVTDAQSLEERSRLAPVIRLANLIMTKAIRQRASDIHIEPASRDFRVRYRIDGLLKEDLRLPKWIHGALISRMKILGRLDIAERRLPQDGSVRVKSDNREIDLRLSTLPTQYGEKMVIRVLDQGRLVVSLDTLGVSSQNLSLVRSLMRRKQGIILVTGPTGSGKTTTLYSMIHAMRDEVTNIVTVEDPIEYNLENVNQVQINADIGLTFAHCLRSILRQDPNVILIGEIRDLETAEIAFRAAMTGHLVLSTVHTNDAPSTITRLIDLGVPRYLVGSLVMGVIAQRLVRSVCPRCKTVISPPLESLVSLKIPLDSVKNVSFYYGKGCTYCNYIGYQGRTGLYEVLEMTPRIRELVVADAAEQDIRSTALASKMTSLGEDGLNKVKEGVTTIEELLRVIEVREDLQTFCTKCGQSIHIDFQVCPYCAHLVTHHCHACGKPLQPEWIICPYCRNPVGDVPPPGFPKAKPA; this comes from the coding sequence ATGGCCGAGAACGAACCCCAGAATCAAGGCGCGGAGTACAAAAACAAAAAGCGGCTGGGTGATTTTCTGTTCAACGCCGGCCTGATCACCCATGATCAACTCCAGCGGGCCTTGGCCGAGCAGAAGCGGTTGGGGAAGAAACTGGGGGAGACGCTCATAACGCTGCGCATCATTTCGGAGGATGCGCTGGCGCAGACACTTTCCACCCAATTAGGCTATTCCTTCATGAACCTCAGCGAGACCGCGCTGGAGCCCGACGTGGTCATGGCGATTCCGGAAACTCTGGCCAAGAAGCAGTGCGCCATCCCCGTTTCATTAGAAAATAAGACGTTGACCGTGGCGGTGGTCGATCCCCTTGACTATGAATGCCTGCGGGACATCGGTTTTGCCAGCGGGTTCCGGGTCCAGCCGGCCATCGCAACGCGGAAAGATATCCTGGAGGCGATCGAGCGGTATTATAACTTGAACACTTCGGTCGCCAGCATCGTTCAGGAAACGGCCCAGCAGTACGATGAATCCGTTTTGCAGATCATTCCGGAAATCAGCCACGCGGTGACGGATGCTCAATCTCTGGAAGAACGAAGCCGGCTCGCGCCGGTGATCCGCCTGGCCAATTTGATTATGACCAAGGCTATTCGTCAGCGGGCCAGCGATATCCACATCGAACCCGCCTCGCGCGACTTCCGTGTACGGTATCGGATCGACGGTTTGCTCAAGGAAGACCTTCGGTTGCCGAAGTGGATCCATGGAGCGCTGATCTCTCGAATGAAAATTTTAGGCCGGCTGGATATCGCCGAGCGGCGGTTACCTCAGGACGGTTCGGTGCGCGTGAAGTCGGACAACCGGGAAATCGACCTCCGGCTTTCCACCCTCCCGACCCAGTACGGGGAAAAGATGGTCATCCGCGTATTGGATCAGGGACGGCTGGTGGTTTCGCTGGATACGTTGGGGGTATCGTCCCAGAATTTGTCGCTGGTTCGCTCGTTGATGCGGCGTAAGCAAGGGATCATTCTGGTCACCGGCCCGACCGGAAGCGGGAAGACGACGACGTTGTACTCCATGATCCATGCCATGCGGGATGAAGTGACGAACATTGTGACCGTGGAGGATCCCATCGAGTATAATCTGGAGAACGTCAACCAGGTTCAGATCAACGCGGACATCGGCCTTACTTTTGCCCACTGTCTCCGGTCGATCCTCCGGCAGGATCCGAATGTGATTCTGATCGGCGAGATCCGGGATTTGGAAACGGCCGAGATCGCCTTCCGGGCGGCGATGACCGGACACCTCGTGCTTTCGACGGTTCATACTAACGATGCGCCTTCCACGATTACGCGATTGATCGACCTCGGCGTTCCGCGCTATCTGGTGGGCTCGCTGGTGATGGGCGTGATCGCGCAGCGTTTGGTGCGAAGCGTCTGCCCCCGGTGTAAAACGGTTATTTCTCCTCCCCTCGAGAGTCTGGTGAGCTTGAAGATCCCGCTGGATTCGGTGAAGAACGTATCTTTCTACTACGGCAAGGGTTGCACCTACTGCAATTACATCGGTTATCAGGGACGGACCGGACTGTATGAGGTGTTGGAAATGACCCCGCGGATACGAGAACTGGTCGTGGCCGATGCGGCCGAACAGGACATCCGGTCCACGGCCCTGGCTTCGAAGATGACATCGTTGGGCGAGGACGGTCTGAACAAAGTCAAAGAGGGCGTCACGACGATCGAGGAACTGCTGCGGGTGATTGAGGTCCGGGAGGACCTTCAAACCTTCTGCACGAAATGCGGACAGTCCATTCACATCGACTTTCAGGTTTGCCCGTACTGCGCCCACCTGGTTACTCATCACTGTCATGCCTGCGGCAAACCCCTTCAGCCGGAATGGATTATCTGTCCCTACTGCCGGAATCCCGTCGGCGATGTCCCGCCCCCCGGTTTTCCCAAGGCGAAGCCGGCCTGA
- a CDS encoding DNA internalization-related competence protein ComEC/Rec2, protein MPRPLVGIVICYLIGLVLGEALTFYPLTATGCTAVALGLGYVFDGRHGKVIPFVLAAAMVFLGAARIQIAERVDPARDLSRFAGRDPVTLIGVIEEPLQHGPESTLLFLKARSVIQRGSTYPASGIVRLTVRDFVPDFQYGDRVSAELRLRPISGLRNPGTFDYSAYLQREGIRASAGIHRSEQITRLASGGFVPLRRIYAWRERIRNVLDGSLSPVASSILQAMLIGETGSLNPEIREAFMISGTTHLLSISGSHLALVAMVVFRLSGRILTRMPARWLLSSSRRLTVTRLSVLITFFPVVFYALLAGAQVATVRSLIMILIYLAAVWFQRADDPLNALAVAALLSVLWDPQAIFSISFQLSYIAVLAMVLAAADEIPFREVGDEAAREPGRETSWMGRWLKMIQVYLWMTLVAESATLPLTAFYFNQVSWVGFFSNLIVVPFVGMVTVPLGLACSVGAILFDRTTLPLSGLNEALADLLYSMVQWFARFPASEVHVPSPPVLVLVVIYLAGVVVLVCRANRAWRWTATGLCVLITTVWIVRLLEFHSDGRLRVTFLDVGQGDAAWIEMPDGKTMLIDGGGRYGNYDLGRLAVAPYLWNTGHWRIDRLVASHPQLDHMGGLAYMARKFRIGELWTNGLEKDAVFYDRFREIVQARAIPERRITGDGSPLLQGPVRVVPLHPKIADSNGPENDQSLVIRLEYGREAILFTGDIERPAERELLRWGTLLKATVLKVPHHGSRTSIDPDFLAELTPDIAVISVGENNPYRHPSVETLSAYRALKTKVYRTDRDGAVMIEMDGNRRKVITFQDGVLQPVSWGRGMTTAEASNFAKIFHAYWSGPS, encoded by the coding sequence ATGCCAAGACCCTTGGTGGGAATCGTCATCTGCTATTTGATCGGCCTTGTGCTCGGTGAGGCCTTGACCTTTTACCCGTTGACCGCGACCGGTTGTACAGCCGTTGCCTTGGGATTGGGTTATGTATTCGATGGCCGGCACGGGAAGGTCATTCCATTTGTGCTGGCTGCCGCCATGGTTTTTTTGGGGGCGGCTCGAATCCAAATCGCCGAGCGGGTCGATCCCGCCCGTGATCTGAGCCGATTCGCCGGCCGAGACCCGGTAACGCTCATCGGCGTGATCGAAGAGCCTCTTCAGCATGGGCCGGAGAGCACCCTTCTTTTTCTCAAGGCCCGTTCGGTGATCCAAAGAGGCAGCACATATCCGGCCAGCGGAATAGTACGGCTCACCGTTCGAGATTTTGTCCCGGATTTTCAGTACGGTGACCGGGTTTCGGCCGAACTCCGGCTTCGTCCGATTTCGGGACTGCGCAATCCAGGGACGTTTGACTATTCAGCCTATCTGCAACGGGAAGGGATCCGGGCTTCGGCCGGGATTCATCGGTCCGAGCAGATCACGCGGTTGGCCAGCGGCGGATTTGTGCCGTTGCGCCGGATCTATGCATGGAGGGAGCGGATCCGGAACGTTTTGGACGGATCTCTTTCTCCGGTCGCGTCGTCCATTCTACAGGCGATGCTGATCGGTGAAACCGGATCTCTTAATCCCGAGATCCGCGAGGCCTTCATGATTTCTGGCACGACCCATCTCCTCTCGATTTCAGGTTCCCATCTGGCCTTGGTGGCGATGGTTGTGTTTCGTCTGTCCGGCCGAATCCTAACGCGAATGCCCGCCCGGTGGCTATTATCGTCCAGCCGGCGCTTGACCGTCACCCGTCTCAGCGTCCTGATCACGTTTTTCCCGGTCGTTTTCTATGCGCTGCTCGCCGGCGCCCAGGTTGCAACGGTTCGTTCCCTCATCATGATCCTCATCTATCTCGCGGCCGTTTGGTTTCAACGGGCGGACGATCCGTTGAACGCATTGGCCGTGGCGGCCCTGCTTAGCGTTTTGTGGGATCCCCAGGCGATCTTCTCGATCTCTTTTCAACTTTCTTACATCGCGGTTCTGGCAATGGTGTTGGCCGCCGCGGACGAAATCCCGTTTCGTGAAGTCGGCGACGAAGCGGCGCGGGAACCGGGTAGGGAGACGTCCTGGATGGGGCGGTGGCTTAAGATGATTCAAGTCTATCTTTGGATGACGCTCGTGGCCGAGTCGGCCACATTGCCGTTGACGGCGTTCTATTTTAATCAGGTCAGCTGGGTTGGTTTCTTTTCAAATTTGATCGTGGTCCCCTTTGTCGGAATGGTGACCGTTCCGCTGGGCTTGGCCTGTTCGGTTGGGGCGATCCTTTTTGACCGAACGACGTTGCCCTTATCCGGGTTGAATGAGGCATTGGCGGACCTACTTTATTCTATGGTCCAATGGTTTGCCCGGTTCCCGGCGTCCGAGGTGCATGTTCCGTCACCTCCCGTCTTGGTTCTGGTCGTGATCTACCTCGCCGGTGTCGTCGTGCTTGTCTGTCGGGCGAATCGCGCCTGGAGGTGGACCGCGACCGGTTTATGCGTTTTGATCACGACGGTCTGGATCGTGAGGTTGCTGGAATTTCATTCGGATGGGCGGCTGCGCGTGACCTTTCTCGATGTCGGGCAGGGGGATGCGGCCTGGATTGAAATGCCGGACGGGAAGACCATGCTGATCGACGGCGGCGGCCGGTACGGGAATTATGATCTTGGACGATTGGCCGTTGCGCCTTATCTGTGGAATACCGGTCACTGGCGGATCGATCGTCTGGTCGCAAGCCATCCTCAACTGGATCACATGGGCGGGTTAGCCTACATGGCAAGAAAATTTCGAATTGGTGAGCTCTGGACCAACGGGTTGGAAAAAGATGCGGTCTTTTATGACCGTTTTCGTGAAATTGTACAGGCCAGAGCGATTCCGGAACGGCGGATTACGGGCGATGGGTCCCCGTTGCTTCAGGGTCCCGTGCGGGTCGTGCCGCTCCACCCCAAAATCGCCGATTCAAACGGGCCCGAGAACGATCAATCCCTTGTCATCCGCCTCGAGTACGGCCGGGAGGCGATCCTGTTTACCGGAGACATTGAACGGCCGGCGGAGCGAGAGCTCCTGCGTTGGGGAACGCTCCTGAAAGCCACGGTCCTCAAGGTTCCGCACCACGGCAGCCGCACCTCGATCGATCCCGACTTTTTGGCCGAACTGACGCCGGACATCGCGGTGATTTCCGTCGGTGAAAATAATCCTTATCGACATCCCTCCGTCGAGACGTTGTCCGCTTACCGCGCGCTGAAGACGAAAGTTTATCGTACCGATCGTGACGGAGCGGTCATGATTGAGATGGACGGGAATCGTAGAAAAGTTATAACGTTTCAGGACGGCGTTCTTCAGCCGGTGTCGTGGGGACGAGGAATGACAACCGCCGAAGCGTCAAATTTCGCAAAAATCTTCCATGCTTACTGGTCCGGTCCGTCTTGA
- a CDS encoding bifunctional nuclease family protein: protein MDIKLNVQSVLTDPKTETQVVLLRADNNKEVLPIWVGVVEGSAIKFALDGVLPTRPMTHDLLKNILDHLGLRVQKVIITEIKNNTYYALVYVESHGRLLSIDARPSDAIALALRTHVPLYVAEEVFKQRGGENLDAWLEKLEPKDSGEHTV, encoded by the coding sequence ATGGACATTAAGCTAAACGTTCAGAGCGTGCTGACCGATCCAAAAACCGAAACCCAGGTTGTGCTGCTGCGGGCGGATAACAATAAGGAGGTCTTGCCCATCTGGGTCGGGGTCGTGGAGGGGAGCGCGATCAAGTTTGCCTTGGACGGGGTCCTGCCGACCCGCCCGATGACGCATGATTTGCTCAAGAACATTCTGGATCATCTCGGTCTTCGGGTCCAGAAGGTGATCATTACGGAGATCAAAAACAATACGTACTATGCGTTGGTCTATGTCGAGTCGCACGGACGTCTGCTGAGCATCGATGCCCGTCCCAGCGATGCCATCGCCCTGGCGCTCCGAACCCATGTGCCGCTTTACGTTGCGGAGGAAGTCTTCAAGCAAAGGGGGGGCGAAAACCTTGACGCCTGGCTTGAAAAGTTGGAACCGAAAGACTCCGGAGAGCATACCGTGTAA
- a CDS encoding bifunctional nuclease family protein: protein MKVRGLMYDPFNNAFIIILRDEQEKEVLPIWIGKPEAGAISFALEGVFTPRPMTHDLIKNILENSDAKVISVVITDLKDNTYFAKIHVYYGDSEYTIDSRPSDAIALALRVDAPIFATDTVIQRHSTEEIDRWLDNLRPEDFGKYDA from the coding sequence ATGAAAGTCAGGGGGTTGATGTACGACCCGTTCAATAACGCGTTCATTATTATTCTACGCGACGAGCAGGAAAAGGAAGTTTTGCCGATCTGGATCGGAAAGCCGGAAGCCGGTGCGATCAGTTTCGCGTTGGAAGGCGTTTTTACCCCCCGTCCCATGACGCATGATCTGATCAAAAACATTTTGGAAAACAGCGATGCCAAAGTGATCAGCGTTGTCATAACGGATCTTAAAGACAATACGTATTTCGCCAAGATTCATGTTTATTACGGGGATTCTGAATACACGATCGATTCCCGTCCCAGCGATGCCATCGCTCTGGCCCTCCGGGTGGACGCCCCCATTTTTGCAACCGACACCGTCATTCAGAGGCACAGCACGGAAGAAATCGATCGCTGGTTGGACAATCTTCGTCCGGAGGACTTTGGAAAATACGACGCATAG
- the ccsA gene encoding cytochrome c biogenesis protein CcsA → MMNVLFFQITLGCYFFGTVTFLVYLLAGKKESFSRFSLVFTGIGFGFHTVTLLNRMMEAGYVSLTRLFDAMAFFAWALVLVFLLVEVRFRIHILGSFVLPLALISLLSGAVLPTELRPPDTAMRTAWVYTHTALSLLGAVAFAIAFLVGVMYLIQERLLKSKQFNNLYNKLPSLDFLDDLNHKAVILGFGLLTLGIIIGAWGAGYVSNWYWDPREIFTLAIWLFYLIVLHGRITVGWRAKKAAYLAIIGFVGVVFSFVGVDLVWKGQHAFI, encoded by the coding sequence ATGATGAATGTTCTTTTTTTCCAAATCACGCTGGGCTGCTATTTTTTCGGCACCGTGACTTTTCTCGTTTATTTACTCGCCGGCAAAAAGGAATCGTTTTCCCGGTTTTCACTGGTCTTCACCGGAATTGGTTTCGGATTCCACACCGTTACCCTGTTAAACAGGATGATGGAGGCCGGTTACGTATCGCTGACCCGTCTTTTTGATGCGATGGCCTTTTTCGCCTGGGCGCTGGTCCTCGTTTTTCTACTCGTCGAGGTCCGCTTTCGCATTCACATTCTGGGTTCTTTTGTCCTGCCGTTGGCGCTGATCTCGCTGTTGTCGGGCGCCGTGCTTCCAACAGAATTGCGGCCTCCGGATACCGCGATGCGCACGGCATGGGTCTATACCCACACCGCGCTGTCCCTTTTGGGCGCCGTGGCCTTCGCCATCGCCTTTTTAGTCGGTGTCATGTATCTCATCCAAGAACGATTGCTCAAATCGAAGCAGTTCAACAATCTTTACAACAAACTTCCGTCGCTGGATTTCCTGGATGATTTGAACCACAAAGCCGTCATTTTGGGTTTCGGCCTTCTCACCTTGGGAATCATCATCGGCGCATGGGGGGCGGGCTACGTCTCGAACTGGTACTGGGACCCACGTGAGATTTTCACTTTGGCGATCTGGTTGTTTTACCTGATCGTTCTGCACGGACGAATCACGGTCGGATGGCGGGCTAAGAAAGCCGCCTATCTGGCCATCATCGGTTTCGTCGGAGTGGTCTTCTCGTTTGTGGGTGTTGACCTGGTTTGGAAAGGGCAGCACGCCTTCATCTAA
- the hemA gene encoding glutamyl-tRNA reductase, which produces MDIIVVGLNHKTAPIEIREKFSISDAQLREALIRLKSYHGIDEGLILSTCNRVEVCAVVQQIQTGFQRIKEFFEDYHADLSPEQWNASLYLYSADEAIRHIFRVASSLDSMVIGEPQILGQLKDAFDIALHQKATGVILNKVFRKAISVAKRVRTETKIAENAVSISFAAVELAKKVFGRLEGKEALLMGAGEMAELAVRHLVDNGVGKVMITTRNFDNAIELAKRFDGIPLRIEEFPRYLAEADILICSTGASQYVISEEHIDKAIQRRKNRPIFLIDISVPRNIDPNVNRIDNVFLYDIDDLQLIVDANLEGRQKEALRAEGIVSEELQAINKWLKSLEVIPTITALREKAEEIRRLEANKFISKLGSLSPEQREAVDGLVASIINKLLHSPLVALKDEARSKNGAQYVEAVRRLFNLDKDLHRHPQPAAPDKDDSGEDASTE; this is translated from the coding sequence TTGGACATTATTGTTGTCGGATTAAACCACAAAACCGCACCGATCGAAATCCGCGAAAAGTTCTCGATTTCCGATGCTCAGCTCCGAGAAGCCCTGATCCGGCTTAAATCCTATCATGGAATCGATGAGGGATTGATTCTTTCGACGTGTAACCGGGTGGAGGTCTGCGCGGTGGTCCAGCAGATTCAGACCGGTTTCCAGCGGATCAAAGAGTTCTTTGAAGACTACCATGCCGATCTGTCTCCCGAGCAATGGAACGCCAGCCTCTACCTGTATTCGGCCGACGAAGCCATCCGTCACATCTTTCGCGTCGCCTCCAGCCTGGATTCGATGGTGATCGGAGAACCGCAAATTCTGGGACAGTTGAAAGACGCCTTCGATATTGCCCTGCACCAAAAGGCCACGGGCGTGATCCTTAACAAAGTTTTTCGAAAGGCGATCTCGGTGGCCAAGCGGGTTCGCACTGAAACCAAAATCGCGGAGAACGCGGTCTCGATCAGTTTCGCCGCCGTGGAACTGGCCAAGAAGGTCTTCGGGCGACTGGAAGGAAAGGAAGCTCTGCTCATGGGGGCCGGAGAAATGGCGGAACTGGCCGTGCGCCATCTTGTGGACAACGGCGTTGGGAAGGTCATGATCACCACGCGCAATTTCGACAATGCCATCGAGTTGGCGAAACGGTTCGACGGGATCCCCCTCCGGATCGAAGAGTTCCCCCGGTATTTGGCCGAGGCCGATATCCTGATCTGTTCCACGGGGGCATCGCAATACGTTATTTCCGAAGAACACATCGACAAGGCCATCCAACGTCGCAAAAACCGCCCCATTTTCCTGATCGACATCTCCGTTCCCCGAAACATCGACCCGAACGTGAATCGGATTGACAACGTTTTTCTGTACGACATCGACGACCTCCAGTTGATCGTGGACGCCAACCTGGAAGGCCGGCAAAAAGAGGCCTTGAGGGCGGAAGGAATCGTTTCTGAAGAATTGCAGGCGATCAACAAATGGCTTAAATCGCTGGAGGTGATTCCGACGATCACGGCCCTCCGCGAAAAGGCCGAGGAGATTCGTCGACTGGAAGCGAACAAATTCATCTCAAAGCTGGGCAGCCTTTCTCCCGAACAACGGGAAGCGGTTGATGGTTTGGTCGCCTCCATTATCAACAAACTCCTTCATTCTCCGCTTGTGGCCTTAAAAGACGAAGCCCGTTCAAAAAACGGCGCTCAGTACGTTGAAGCCGTCCGCCGGTTATTCAATCTGGATAAAGATCTTCACCGCCACCCCCAGCCCGCAGCCCCCGATAAAGACGACTCGGGCGAAGACGCATCAACGGAATAA